From the Porphyrobacter sp. CACIAM 03H1 genome, the window CACAGGCACTGGAAGATGAACTCGGCGAGAAAGCGGGTGTTGGTGAAGACCAGAGTGGTGCGGTTGGCCTTGATCGCCTCGATCAGCTGCGGCACCGCCCAGCGCCCCGCGTGCCCGCCCCACGGCACCCGCTCCTCCTGCGGCAGGAGGATCTCGACCTCGGGCTCCGCGCCTGCCTCGCCGATGACGAGGTCGGCGGCGGCGATCTCGCCTGCCTCGCCGGTCTGCGGCGCGAGCCATTCCTGGAAGTCGCGGGGGTTGGCGAGGGTCGCAGAGAGCGCCACCCGCTGCGCCTGCGGGGCGATGGCGTGGAGCCGCGCAAGGCTGAGCGCCAGCAGGTCACCGCGCTTGTCGGTGGCGAAGGCGTGGACCTCGTCGATCACCACCCGCTTCAGCCCGCCAAACAGATCGGCGCTTTCGGGATAGGAGAGCAGCAGCGAGAGGCTCTCGGGCGTGGTCAGCAGGATATGCGGGGGGCGTTCGCGCTGGCGCTTCTTGCGGTCCGAGGGCGTGTCGCCGCTGCGGGTCTCCACCCGGATCGGCAGGCCGATCTCCTCGATCGGGGTCAGAAGGTTCCGCTTCACGTCCTGCGCCAGCGCCTTCAGCGGCGAGACGTAGAGCGTGTGCAGCCCATCCCCCGGCGGCGCGGCGCCCCCGAAGTCGCACAAGGTCGGCAGGAACCCGGCGAGCGTCTTGCCCGCGCCGGTATCGGCCACCAGCAGCGCGTGGCGGCCCGCGCGCGCCTTGGCCAGCATCTCCCGCTGGTGCCGCCGCACCCGCCAGCCGCGCCCCGCGAACCACGCGGCGATGGCAGGCGGCAGGGGAATGTCGGCAGGGTCGGGAGCGGTCACGGCGGCAATGTGGCCGCTCCGCCCCCGCCTCACAAGCCTTGCCCGCCCTATTCGGCGTCGCGCGCGACGAGGCCTTCCCTGATCTCGACGACGCTGCGGCCGGTGATCGCGGCGACCCGCTCCTGCTCGGCCTTGGAGAGCGCGTCGAAACCGCGCTTGGCGGGGAGATCGGCGACCGCTTCGGCCATCTTCTGCTCCATGCCGGCGAAGGCGCCCATCATCTGCGGCAGCGACTCCATCGTCGCGCTGATGATGCGCGGATCGCTCGACATGGTGAAGCTCTTGCGGGCATAGGCCGTGCCGCTGTCGGTCTGGAAGAAGGCCTCGATGTCGTCGAGTTCCTTCTGGGTGAAATGAATCGCGTAGAGCTCGGACATGGCCTTGCGCATGGTCGGCTCCATCACCGTCATCATGTCGCGCATCAGGGCAGGCATCAGCGCCACCTCGCGCGCGTGGCGCTCGGCATAGGCGGGGTCGAACAGGCGGGCCAGTTCCTCGGACTGTTCGGGGGTGAGATCGAGCGTGTCGGCGCCGAGGCCCGTGCCCTCCACCACGGCGTCGATCGCAGGCGCGCCGGCCGCGCCGAGGATCGGGCCGAGCAGCTTGCCGAACATCCCGCCCATCATCTCGCCGAGCGTGCCTTCGGGGATCACGCGGTTGATGATGCGCTGCGTCTGCGGCAGGCGGGCCTCCTGTTCGGGGGTGAGCGGCTCGGCCGGGAACATCGCGCCGAGCGCGGCCATCGCCTGATCCATCTCCTGCGCCGAAGGGTCGGCCTGGGCGGCGAGCGGCTGCGGGGCCAGCGCGAGCGCGGCGGCCCCTGCCATGCCGATGAAAAGGCGACGAATCATATCCTTGCTCCCCTTGTGAAGAAATGTGCGCCCCTTGTGCCGCAAGCCGCGTGCCGCCGCCAGCCCGGCGGCACGGGAGCGGTTCACAGGCCCTTGAGAACCTCCACCGGCACCCGCCCGGGCGCAGCGCGCACCGCCTCCACCAGCGCGCTTTCCGCCTTGCACCTGTCGGGGCTGTCGGGATCGGCCAGCGCCGCGACGAGCGCCTCCTGCGAGAGGCCGCTCAGCCGCAGCGTCTCGGCGGCGAGCCAGCCGGGCACGGCATAGCGTGTCTCGCCGCCCCTGGGCGTCACGCCGAGCACGCGGGCCTCGAGCAGCTGGCGCAGCAGCGCCTGTTCGCGGGCGCGCTCGGAGTAGAGGAGTTCGAGCCGCAGACCCAGAAGATCGCCCCTTGCGACCTTGCGGCAGGCCTCGTCCGACTGGCGCTGCGCGGCGGCAAACCAGATGGCCTTGAGGTCGATCCGCACCGCCAAGGCATCGGCATCGGCGACCTCGGCCGATCCGAGCGCCTTCAGGCGCACCATATTCAGCGCCTCACTCGGGGATTGGCCGAGCACGAGTCCTAGCTCCTCGGCGAAGGCCGGATCGGCGGCGCGCACCGCCGCCATCCCCTTACCCGGCCCGAAGATTGCCACGACCCCGGCATCGATCTGCGCGGGATCGGCCTCTGCCAGCGCGTCCCCGCCGGGGACAATGATCGCCATCAGGCTTACCGCCACCCGCGCCAGCGCGAAGACCAGCAGCACCGCCGCCAGCGCGCCGACAAAGCCGCGCCCCGCGCTGGTCCGGCCCTCGCCGAGACTGGCGCTGCCGCCGTCCCACGAGGCGACCCGCTCGGGATCGAGATGCGCCTCGAGTTCGGGATAGCGTTCGCGGATGCTGGTCAGCAGCTTGTGCACGTCGAGCCGCTTCACCCGCAGCCGGTCGCGCCAGCTGGCCCGGCCCGGGCGCGACAGCTCCACCCATGCCCGGTGGAGCGGATGGTCGGCCTGCCGCACCTTTTCGTGGAAGCGCATCCCCTTGAGGCGCTGGTTGAGGAAGCGCAGTGCCCAGCGTTCCTCGAGATGGCCGGATTCGTCCAGCCAGTGGAACGCAGCATTGGCCGGTTCGACGAAGGGCGCCGAGCGCGGCCAGGTGCTGGCGAACAGCTCGGCCAGCCCGCTGTCGAGCGCGTCGTGCTCGGCAAGGTCTGCCTCCTCAGCGCGCGCGATCAGGGTATCGAGCGCGGCAAGGCCCTCGGCCAGCTCGGCATGGGTGACGGCCTCCTCGCTCGCCGCGCCATCGGGGTAGAGCACGCCGACGAGCGCGTTCCACGCCGCCTCGGCGCGCTGCTGCGCCTCGCTGCGTGCGGGCATGACGCCGGGATCGACCGGTGCGAGCGGATCGGGGTGCAGCGCGGCCGGGCTGTCGTCCCATGCCTCTACCGCATCGTCATCCCAATCGCCGAGGCCATAGCTGTCCTCCTCCTCCTCCGCCCCCTCCCCGTCGCCATGCGCCGCCAGCCACAGCGCCTCGTCGCGGGCGCGGCGAAGCTCGGCAAAGCCGGCGATGTCCGCATCGGGATCGATCGCGCGCAGGGCATCGGCATAGGCCTTGCGGATCGCGCCCGTGTCGGCGGTCGGGGCGATCCCGAGCCGGTTCCACGGGAAGGCGGCGGCCTTCATAGCGGAGAGCGGGCGTCGATCTCGTCGAGCAGCCGGGCGAGGCCCTCGCGCGCATCGGCGATCCGGCGCGGCTCCTGGCTGTCGAGCGCGCCCTGGAATTCGGTCAGGGCCTGCCCGATCACGTCGCGCACATGGCCGGTGAAGCCCTCGAAGGCCCGCTCGGCCCGTGCCAGCAAGGCGACGTTCCCGGCCTCCTCGCGGGGGTGGACCTTGAGCTTTTCTAGCCGCTTGCGGCTCTCGGCGATGTCGCCCTTGCTGCGCCGGTCCTCCTCGTCGACGATCACGAGATTGCGGGTGAGGCCAGTCTCCGGCACCGCCACGTCAACCTCCAGCAGCCCGCTGGTGTCATAGGTGAAGCGCACGTTGACCCCCACCTCCCCGGCGGGGCGCGGGGGCACCGGCACGGTCAGCTCGCCGAGC encodes:
- a CDS encoding DUF2059 domain-containing protein; this translates as MIRRLFIGMAGAAALALAPQPLAAQADPSAQEMDQAMAALGAMFPAEPLTPEQEARLPQTQRIINRVIPEGTLGEMMGGMFGKLLGPILGAAGAPAIDAVVEGTGLGADTLDLTPEQSEELARLFDPAYAERHAREVALMPALMRDMMTVMEPTMRKAMSELYAIHFTQKELDDIEAFFQTDSGTAYARKSFTMSSDPRIISATMESLPQMMGAFAGMEQKMAEAVADLPAKRGFDALSKAEQERVAAITGRSVVEIREGLVARDAE